TAGGCAGTATTCATCTCGGTCAAAGGGAGTTGAAAGCAGCTATTGTGTGTTATCAACGTCACCgagaaatatccaaagaagtgggagataagactGGAGAGGCGTGCTCACTCTGTTCTCTTGGAATCAGTtttgagtgccaaggaaatcttatgATAGCCTTTGACTGTTATTACTCGAGTGTagaattgtatgatgatatcagggccagtcttcaactcaacgatcagtggaagatttcttATCGTAATGAGCACCAAAGtgcatacaaaggtttgtggcgtataaatctcaAACAAGGTCAAGTTGTAAAGGCTCTTCTTTCcgcagagaaaggacgtgctcaagctctgagagatctcatggaCACAAAATATCCGCCTGGAGATTCTTTAACGCACAGTGCATCCCGCATTTCTCTAAGGTGGGTTCCATTGtgcacagttttcatagctattaatggaccatgcgtttacttctgggtttgcctcagtgaaaATCATATCCAGATGAGAGAAGTACACGTGAACAATTATAAATATGAGAAAGAATTGAAACTTTTCATCCAGCTACTAAACAAATCTGCGCTTAAGGAGATCGGTGCAAGAGATACTGTTGCAATCGAAAATCCTCTGCCTGATTCGCCGACAGAAGAGGAAATGGCCAATGGTGTgatccgagttgatgtgaggcactcccaatcaagtgctttaaagaagctgcatgaaATCATCGTTTCTCCTATTGCTGACCTGATCAAAGGCAACGACGAGATCACATTCgttcctgaggggccattttgcctAGTACCTTATGCAGCATTGCAGGAGTCGAACTCATCATATTtaagtgattctttcagaattcgtgtgcttccctctctgacgacgtTGCAACTAATTCGTGATagtccagctgactttcacacgaagactggtgcattgcttgtcggcgacccatgtttcaaacatatcatCTATGAGGGAGGACTTTTagtgcaacttccaggagcaagggaagaagtggagatgatcggacgtGTCCTTAATGTTTCCCCCCTGATTGGAGAAATGGCAACTAAacatgaagtgttaaaacgaatatcatcagtggccttAGTTCACATTGCAGCACACGGTAAActggaaactggagaagttatcctggcaccaaacaccacaagagaaaaccctcagccgcaagagaaagactatctactgacgatgaaagatgtcatagaagctgggttacgagcacgtctggttgtactaagctgctgtcacactgctcgtggggaAGTCATGGCagagggtgtggtcggcatggcgcgtgcacttttggcTGCCGGTGctagatctgttgtggtaaccttgtgggcgattggcgacgagggaaccctggagttcatgactttcttctacgatgcacttgccaaaggcaagaaggcaagtgaagctctcaatcaggccatgaagtgtatgagagaaattgaaaagttcaaggaggtgatttactgggcaccatttgtactcattggtgatgacgtcaacctggatttcaaggaTATTAGTGGCCGAAAcaagtaaatattttgtttctacATTCTATTCAATACAAAGTTATCTTAAATCATAATTATAGCTTATGTATGAGCAGTGATACTTGcgtattattttcctttcagttgagttacgaatttagtttttgctcCAGCAAATTGAGATGCAGTACAATCTAGTGGACATGTTTACGATGATGATATTCTTGTTAGGGAACATGATAGgagtaaaaaagcaaatttcttttaaaacaatcctgtTGTGCAATGTATCGTTTCCGCACGTGctaggaaatatttcatggaaACTCAACCATCCTCCCTAAacttagcaggtaatttagtgttaacaactgggttgaaaacgtaaattagccaccgtaaagggtaaaaaagctgacgtttcgagcgttagcccttcgtcaatcgctctgacgaagggctaacgctcgaaacgtcagcttttttaccctttacggtggctaatttacgttttcaacccagttgttaacactaaattacctgctatactctcccaccgacgcagcaccacagtttctttagaaacttacccctttactccctaaacttagctttttttattcttcagttaaggcagtgagcattggaatcccagggTGTTTTCGGATACCTGCAAAAGCTGATatttggaccagaaaccagtaagctacTTATGAAATCTTTCtcaagagtcttcttttcaaagcaggaagaaccaaaagacggccaaagtcaagtttaacaagagaacggacttcctttgattcaaaagttgactttttgcttgtctgaactgctcTTAAGAGCTTGATCTTTGATGTTTTGCTGAAActactggtttttttttcaaatgatgtcTTGAAATTATCATGAGTAGCCgtgtaaaaatttaatttttaatctaatCTACAAGGTGGATTTGGACGTTGCATTGACGTCGAAGGTGAAacgtcttgaaaacgttttccagagatttttttagactttttctCAATCGGTTTTTTTCTCATAAGTAATATAAAGCTGTTATAGCCATATGCATGTGTGgagaatttccatggaaattggaGAATAATCAATTGTCCGATTGCTCGATTATCTTAGTTTACGTCAGATGGAAATTGTGATTAACTTTTCGAGGATTTGTACCCAGTCACTGAtacttaaagttagtttctgccGAACAGAATTTGGtttatctggacttaaaatgacagattttggtCGTAATGGCCAGGATTTAGTCTTGGTATTAGTTAATTTTCggagatttctcctttaattttgaatgcgataaaTAGTGTTCTTTTTTACAAGAAGAATGATGCAtttaagtatattgtttaatCTAATCGCccaaaggcaaaacgagaagttttattttataattttagttactgGCCTACAAAGCATTGAAGGAAGCTCAGAACGAGCTGGAAAGTTGGAGGCAAAcgattttatttagtttctccgATTAGATTGTGAACTTATTATCTAAGTATaataaactaacatttgaatgtcaaacaatgaaacaagtcgcttggtattttgttagaatggaagaggaaatcaataacaaagggaagaaaatttctgcatcaaCTTGCATAAGtcatttcttgtcgtttgaagtagtgagTGCGCCTATTTCTTATTCgcttaataacttttgcccatttcttaCAATAAGTTTattgaatgagagataaacttcgatattttctgactcTATAACTGCTAGTATCGATCATTGACAGCCGTTTcttaggatgtcacgcgacgcacTCCTTTAGCACGTTATGTGAcagatatgatgttttgtcacatcttgtAGTTTGAAGTAGTGAGCACACCTATGTCTAATTCGTAcaacttttgcccatttccttggatagagttattaaatGAGATACAAACCtcgatttttttcagattttataacTGCTAGTTTCATTGGCAGCCGTTCcttaggatgtcacgcgacgcgcTTCTATAGCACATAAAGCGACATGATGCTTTGTCATAGATCTTTGAggaggcaagaaaaaagaaattaccttcCACTTTGGGAGATGATGCTTTATTCCCTTTATAGAAAGAGTCCTCATCATGGGAGGTACCCTAGGTCTGAGTGGTTCCTCGagtgtagaaaatattgatgaattttttttccacgattgcaaacttaactaaaacagcttAACTTACTTAATTAAAACTGAAGAGGACCGACCGAGGAGAACttcttacggctaacggttacaattgtggccatttttctgctGCGGTTAACTCAGAATAAC
This is a stretch of genomic DNA from Pocillopora verrucosa isolate sample1 chromosome 12, ASM3666991v2, whole genome shotgun sequence. It encodes these proteins:
- the LOC136277532 gene encoding tetratricopeptide repeat protein 28-like, translating into MIAFDCYYSSVELYDDIRASLQLNDQWKISYRNEHQSAYKGLWRINLKQGQVVKALLSAEKGRAQALRDLMDTKYPPGDSLTHSASRISLRWVPLCTVFIAINGPCVYFWVCLSENHIQMREVHVNNYKYEKELKLFIQLLNKSALKEIGARDTVAIENPLPDSPTEEEMANGVIRVDVRHSQSSALKKLHEIIVSPIADLIKGNDEITFVPEGPFCLVPYAALQESNSSYLSDSFRIRVLPSLTTLQLIRDSPADFHTKTGALLVGDPCFKHIIYEGGLLVQLPGAREEVEMIGRVLNVSPLIGEMATKHEVLKRISSVALVHIAAHGKLETGEVILAPNTTRENPQPQEKDYLLTMKDVIEAGLRARLVVLSCCHTARGEVMAEGVVGMARALLAAGARSVVVTLWAIGDEGTLEFMTFFYDALAKGKKASEALNQAMKCMREIEKFKEVIYWAPFVLIGDDVNLDFKDISGRNN